The genomic window TAGAGCAGCCAAAGGGTCGACGGAGGTGGGGGAGCAATAAAATGGCAAAGAACCGAAGAGCCACAATAATGCGATAGTTGTAACACTTAATATTGAAAACTATGATGTACGCCATATCTTGATAGATAACAAAAGCTCCATCGACGTCTTATTCTATGATGCTTTTGTAAAAATAAGGGTATGTTGATCGGCTTGGAAAAATAGGCTCCTCGCTCGTCGGATTCACTGGGGATGCCATTCCTGTGGAAGGAGTCATTACCTTACCCATGAAGGCTGATCGATTCCTTCTCCAGTCTACGGCACAGGTCGATTTTCTGATCGTCCGAGCACCTTCAGATTATAATACCATCCTCGACCGACCAGGTCTGAACATGCTCCAGACCATTGTGTCCACGTACTACCTGAAGATGAAGTTTCCGACAATGAACGGAGTCAGGGAGGTCTGTAGAGACCAAGATTTGGCATGCTAATACTACAACATCACTCTCTGAGGAGTTAAGCTCGTCGAGTCTTACTTGGTTGAAGGACTGGACACCCACGACGAGTTGATTGAGGAGTGCGAAAAACTAGCTAAGGATCCATGACCATTCCCTTGGCTAACGGAAACCAAGAGCACACTATCCAGATAGAGTCGAACCTAGATTAGGTAACAAAAGATCAGCTAACCTCTTTTTTGCAAGAAAAATACTGACATTTTTGTTTGGACATCGATGGATATGCCGGGCATCGACCCCTCGATGATGGTACACCAACTAAATACCAATCTATGGTATCAACCCATCAAACAGAAGAAGCGGAGTTTGGCGTTCGAGCGGCAGAAGGCAATAGATGAGGACATGGACAAGCTGCTCAAAGCAAGCTTTATCAAAGAGACAACCTATCTGGAGTGGATCGCGAATGTAATTATGGTGAAGAAGGCAAATGAAAAATGACGTATCCGCATCGACTTCACCGATCTGAATAAAATCTGCCTAAAGGATAGCTATCCTCTatcgaagattgatcaactagtcgaTGCTACATCAAGCCATGTGCTCCTCACCTTCAAGGACGACTTTTTCGGTTATAACCAAGCCAAGCTGGCATCTACAAGGTAACTCCCCTTCCTCGGATGACAGGTGACAGCCTCGACTGGAAAGGTGGGCACCCTCGCTCGTGAAGAAAATACTCACTGTATGCCCATGGCAAAAGGAACCGCCCCATCGCATCATAGCACACGAGACGTGAATCTCCACTCTAAGATGGGGGGAGATCACCCCCTTATTAAAAGAAGAGCCAAATTCAAGTGCCCCATAACTACCCCTATTAAATCATGATGCGTGTCAACTAAGAATTGACTATGGGCACTGCCTCAATCGACACGCATTTAATTCGGATATGAATGGAGCGATCGTGCCACTTCACCTCCCCTCTCCTGGACTTTGAGATGATGTGCCTTCAATGCAGGCATAGAAGTGCAGGTATGATCTGAAAATCATGCGCACACCCCACCAGTAGAACGACTCTTCACATTCTCAATCGACGTGCATAGGATTACTCCCTTCCCCCGACCAAAGCTCGGATTCGGGAGTAGAGCGCATGTGTTGGGAGAAAATCCCATCCGGACGATAATGTGAAGAGGCCCAAAGCCCAAAAAATTTAGGCCCAGCAAATTAAGGTCCCTCATCGTCGCCGACCTTTCATTGGCTACTCTCATGACTGATTGACTCCCGGCTCCCAAACAACTGATCGATGCCCCACTATCCGAGTGGCCGAGACTTTACCGACTGGCTTCTGGTAAGCTCTCCCCTCAGTAACCAATCACCCCCAGGCCGATTAGACGGCAGCACACAATGGATTCATTCAGTCGACTTATGGATCCTCTCCCTCCGACCCACATCGAGCCCAGTCCCGACTCCAAGTTTACATCCTTCTGCCGACCACAGTTTTTGCTCATGGGTTAGGATCCCAAGGCACAGACATCGATTGAGCGGCTAAATGCCAAGCGTGGCCACATGCAATCCCATTGAGTCATGTCAAGTCACATCACCCCAAAGTCATATCCTGAGCAGCCAACTGCACGTTGTGATAAAAAGCTGTGCTAAATCAAGCCATCCTAGAGTCATTAATTACACCATATGCACGGTAAGACCCACTGCTGTGGCCCCTAACAAGATGCGACGGATTGAGGTGGCTGGAGGGCCAAGGATGCCCCCTTCTGCCTCCCATTTATGACTCTTCCATTGGAGGTCAACCAAAAAGCGATCGATCCATGATCGACTGACCCTCCTTCAGGCATCTTCTTAGTCCCATCGAAGCCCCTGTGGATCTACTGATAGCTATCAAGCGATGgttggccacgacaccgaaggcGATGATAGCAGACCATCTTTCAGAAGCTTTCGCCTCCACCTATAAGAGGAGGCCTAAAGGGGACCCCAAAAAAAGTATGCAAAAACTCTGCTTCTCATGCTCCTCCTTCTATTAGATTAGAtgtctgatttgagcatcggagaatCTCCATCAGAGCAACCTCCGATCGAGACTTTACTTGTAGGTCTCACCCTCTGTGGCTCGGCTCATCACTAACTCCAACCGCTCCGACATTGGGTAGAAATCGGCACCAACAATCAGAATAGATATAATCCAACGTGTCCTTTATTCTGTGGATAGATGTGCTGAACTTAACTCTAGACTACTTATAAACATAATACTCACAAAAGTCAAACTTTTCGATTTTCTGACTATACAATAAATTCTGTTTACTTAAAATAGATATGTCAGCTTCACTCATATGACTCAAATGTATATACCACAAATGAGTACTATCTGAATCTAGATCTGATAGGAAAACTAATGGAGCATCAACAACTGTACTATTCTGAAGTAAATAGAAACCATAAGACAATCTATCTTTGAGCATAATAAGAACACCTTTTGAAATCTTTAAAACTATGTATCTATTAGAATATTTAAAAGTATGTGAATTAAGAGCAGCATTTGCCAAACCATCTCGAACCGGATGGTTCAAGGCATTTGAAGCCGTATCGACAGTAAATCAAGATGGTTTGGTTGGATAAATCAAAACACCagatgaggcagaagaaaagagagaaaggatgGGAGAAAAAGAGGGGACAATACTATGGAAGGCCGGTGGTGGCCACTCGAGGCCACTGGAGGGCAGTGGAGGCTGTTGTGGCTCGATGTCGTCCAATAAGATAtttaatcaagagagaaaaaaaaaagagaagcaacAATATCGAAGGCAGGTACAATCGACGAAGAGACCGTCAGAGGACATCGGATGGCCGTTATGGCCATCGAACGATGAAAAATGCATGGATGGAGCCATGGCCGTGGATAGGGGCGACTGAACCtattcaattcatcatattttttaaaaacgaTAATGAATAATGAAGCCGGCAATGAGTTTGTCAACTTCACTAAATTCAGCAAATCCATTACCGACTTCattattttagaatttttaaaaaaaattagagaaatagtGAAGCCAGCAATAGATGTGCCAGCTTCACTGTGGTCGGAGtttttaagtgaagccggcaaatctaTTACGAGCTTcactatttcataatttttttaaaacaaaattGATGAAATAATGAAGCCGACAATGGATGTGTTGGTTTCATTGTGGTCGGAGTTTTTAAAAATAGATCCGTGAAACAAGAGCGATCGTCCCTGTGGTGGTAGGCTTCCCCTCTCTCCTATTctttccctcccccctctctctatctttctttcgaTTGAGATTTGGTGGAGAAAATGAAGGCCTTGACAGGCCTTTAAGCGCGCCCGTGATCCGTCTGTAGCCACCATTAGCATCTCCTCAGGCCACCCTCACCCTTCCTCCCCCTTTTCCCTCCCTTTCCCCTCTTTcactcttttcctctccgattctctttttctcttttatttcaaTTCATGCCAGATCCAGTATGGATCCATACCAACTCATACCGTCAATCGACCGACATAGATTTCGATTTCATGGATCTTGATCAAGAGtacttaaaaaaattagattcttcCTCAAATCTGATACGTGAGGTACATCAGATAAGATCCTAATAATACCATCATACATCTTGATCCGAATGATTTTTATATCAACAATCTTATAGGACATGTTATTCCACATGAGTACAACACCACCATCAATAGGATgataattgaaaaatcaatcctgatgaaaatatatatgataaaaatatgttgaatcAAGAATCCAAGCATCTCTAAACAAATTGACAGATATTAAGAGGACATTGACACCATCAAAATTGTCCTCTACTATACTGACCGAATCACTGACATCAGAGAAATTGTCGGacttccccttcttttctttgagTTTGGGACACTCAAATTTTTAGTGCCATTCCTTTTTACAATAATCTCATTTGCTTTCCTTCCCCTTAGATTTTGATATACCTTTATTATTTCCTAAACTTGAATCCAAATTCTTTTTTTTAGATCTACCTCTAGCAACCAGACCATCCATATGATTTCCATTCCAAGTTTcagacatctttttttttttaactctctCGAGTTTAACGAAGCCCTTACGTCTTccatagaaatagtatccaacTATATAGCATAATATTAACAAAATGCTCAAATAAAGGAGGTAATGAACATAACAGAATAAGAGCTGGATCCTCATCATCAATTTtcacatccatattttttatatctaGAATAATTTTCTTGAATTCATCAAGGTGGTCTTTAAGAGGTATATCTTTCTTCATCTGAAGAATGTACATCCACTGCTTCAGATAAGCCAATTTGTTAGAGAATTGATTATATAGATGCTCGCCAATCTGAGCCATAATGCTATAACAGATGACTTATTCGCAACCTCTTATAAAATCTCAACCGCTAGAGATGACTGAATTGCATTGTGTGCATACTCTAAGAGATCTTTATCCTCTTCTGATAATATTATCAGCAAAGCATCTCTATCCTTTAGTACTTTCAGTAATTTCTACTGAACCAATAAGACTCGCATCTTCACACACTAAAGATTGAAATCGTTCTTCTTATTGAATTTCTCGATCTTGAATTTTATGACCATCACAAAGAGATCAcgaagaacaaaaaataaaatcaatagagAATCAaaagtccaaaataaatttgaCGAACAAATCTAAACAATCTGAACCTCTGACTCTCATACCAGTTTATTGCCAGATTACCTATTAATTAGTAAGAatcttaaattataataaataatcacATGCAGAAAAATAAGATACAACGATTTATGTAGTTCGATCTTTAGCCTACATTCATGAACGAAAATGGAGagaaattttattatatcaaaaaaatagagtacagagAGTATACAGCAACTGAAATAACCAAAGTCGGCCCTCCAATAATAAAAGAGGTGtgattacaatatatatatatattcatcttgaaattaaaaaaaagattaaaatacttaaatGAGTCAATAAAGTCCAAAATAGATCGAATTATACTGTAAGTGACAGCAAATTCAAGCCACGCTCAACACACTTTTATTGTGATTTTCCTTTACACCAATAGACGCTATCCATTCTCTAGATAACATATCAGCTGTACAACCATGCCTCCAAAATCCACATAGATGCATATGTGTAGAACTTGAGGCTATAACAAATAGGGATTTTGTATTGAAGATCACAGGTGAGGTTCACTCAACAATTAATTGAAGGTAGATGGATTGATATAGCCGATTGGAGAGTGGTAGTACATTGGATTCTTGTAAAGGTGCAGCAATATTTGCTCTCTCCAACAAGTGGCATTGAACTTAGCTGGCTACCCTATAAAAACTTTCAAAATGGTAGAAGCACCCAAATTGTTATCTTTTATGAGAATAACTGTTGTGCTAGAGCAGTAACATGTGATGCACTTCCAAGAATGATTGAGAAGTTTGATCAAAGAGTGACGGGGCGGGccagagagagagcgagagctgAAATTACGTCAAATGTGAAGAGGGAGAATTTTAAGAATCATATACGAAGTATAGTCCTATATGCAATAATTAGTGGAAGTAGATGGAGTAACATAGATTATTGAGATCAAAACTTAACGTCTTAAGCTTTTATTTTGAATCAGATTCTAAATTATATATCAAGGTCTTCTTTTAGTTAGACTCGAACtcccagtttttccttcaacaatTTTGATCTAAGTGGTAAAATGCAAGcggatttcttttctttttctttctttttcttttttgctgtTTTGTTTGTGTTGCCCATGATATTCGTATCATGGctcatgaaaaaattataaaatgcaGTGggacaagagagatgatgaaaagatGCGCAAGCCATGCTAAGAGCATAGGATAGATTTGAAACGTCAAGATGCCAAGAAAACTATGCCACAAAACATGAACAGATGGGTTCACGTAGAGGACCTTAACAAAAAGAAATTCAGAATTGAATTAGACGTGCatgcgcaaaaaaaaaaaaaatagatatactaGGGCCTGTTAGATGGGCTCATTGTTGTGCTTGATGTTCCTGAAGGAGAAATTATGTTATAAAAGATGCAATATGGGATTTAATATATTTAAGACAGTAAGCTTTGATATGAATCATACAAACATACCAGATattgaaaagatgatttttcattATAACTACATCTGTCTTCAACATACCCAAAATCGCAAAAGAATAAAAGACCAGTTGGATTTGATGAAAAACAGCAGCATATGAGAACCGCATAATCAACTGCTATGTGCAGTGACAGTATCAGGCTATATAAATTGGTCTTATCAAGGTTCACTGAAAAATATGCAATATATTTAACCACTACATAGTTCAGTAGGCGTACGCTAAGCAGcgcttgcaaaaaaaaaaaaaaaggcatgaaTGGCATGTATGGCGGAGTTTTGCAGCATGAGAAACCTACTTTTCTCTGTTCAAATTCGAACCATCGTTACAAATGTTATGTTGGAGCTTATTAAGATGCAGAAAGAACAAGCAAATTATAGCAGGAAGATAATCTGATACATCTATATTGCAACAGGAATTAAGGTCATCTTACAGCAGAGAAGCTACAAAGACCGATCGGCAGATGCTGGAGAAAGGGATATTGTAAAACATGATGTCTCCCCAGTTGTCAGATGCTGCTGCTGATCTGCTGAGCAGGAACTTGGAGATCTCTTCTTGAACCGAAGGATTCTCTTTCGATGTCGACGGCCTTGTTTGTGTTGTTCCCATTCATGTGCCCCTCGAAGAATCTGATTGCCACAGGCCTATCATTACAAAATATCAAGGTATAccaagaaatggtcagtctgtaCCTCTCAACCTTTTGATTCATTTTAAAATTCTAAGACTTCTTGATAGTTCAATTTGCAGTTTCCTATAATATCTAGGAAGAATACAGTTTTTGCTGGGCTGCTGTAAAAGCTGTCCGGTCCAGGACCAAACCATTTTGAGGCCTAGTCGCAGGTAACACCATCAATATGATGCACATGTACAGCACCATCGACTGAACAAACTCAGTGAAATCATGCAACTCAAACGAGGCAAGAGCAAAGCTTTGTGGAGAAACACGAAACTTTAGCAAAGACATAAATAAATCTACCCAAACTGTCAATTTTTTTCATCTAAATATTATGTTGTGCTGGATAACCAGAATAATTGAGTACACTCAAATCCGATTTTAAACCTAGTCTCATATCCAGATCATAACAGCATTCCAAAAGGGTTCAGAATCCTGACCAACAAGTCTGCACACAACAGAAGACACTGGCATGAATCACTGTATGCTCATTCAGGAAAGATAATAAGATAAACTCAGCTTGTAACACCATATACAATCAGTCCAAATTGGTTGCCCTGAAAGTTGGGAGAAGAAAATGATAACAAGGGTGCAGCGAATCTGATACCAGTAGGTATATCACCATCTCTTTTTGCTGGTTACGCTTCCTTTGCTTTCAAGAATTAATTTTCATGTTAGTCAGCTTCATCTTAAATAGCTAATGGATCTAAGTTGTCTTTAAATTTCTTAATATGTGTAAATTGAACCTTGTTTTATCATGAAAAGGATAGTAAACTAACCTCACAGACATATTGCGTCCACAAGTCCCTTGAAACCAGCTTCTGGCACTGATCATTCCCAACCATTGCCACACCAGTCGAGGAATTAGCTCTTTCAAACAAGAAAGTTCTAACAATATTAACACAAGGTTCAACAACTTTTGTTTGCCATGAATCACCTGCACAGTCTGGCAAAATATGCATTTAATTGATTTCAGAACAGAAGAAGGAAATGTGTTAAGTCATGAAACAATCTTTCAAGCCACTCTATAACCCAATAGCTGCATCCCTCAACCAGCTGGGAGGAGATTCTATGTTTGAGCCATGGGAAGTCTCTACCAAGAGTTTGGACCGGGTAATTATATTGGTCATACTCCAACTGTTATTCTCAAAAGGGAAAAAAGAGGGAAGCAAGATATAAATAAGCTTCTATAAATAAGTGCCAAAAGAGATCACAAGGCATACGAGATAAGGCTTCTGTCACATCAACATGATGCAAGTCCCATCCAAAACATGTCTTCAACCGATTAAGCCTTCGTCTCTAAAAGTAACAAAGTACTTGTTAGATGAGTTTAAATACCGAACTCTATGCTATAGTGTAAAGCAAAGTGTCCTATCAAATGTCACAGTATGAGAAGGGAAGAATTTCATTTACTTGACGACGGGCCAGCTTGCATGTGTTGGCTTTTAGCTTGTCAGTGGCTTCATCTAACAAAATCTTGAGGTCATCATCGGAATGCAAACTGTCTGAAAAGTCCAGTCTGCAGGCCTTGCTATCCTCTTTCTTAGAGAAGTAGCATCTAAAGAATGCCTCAAATTCACGAACACCAATAGCCTGCCGCAAACCCCGAGTATAATCTGCTTCCGGATGGTATATGTCATAGACCTCATCTAACAAACCAGCATCAATCATGCAATCAACTCTCTGTTTAACATATCTATCCAGAACAGGAAGGGAAGCATCCAGCCATATAAAACAACAATGATATCTGAAATTATCAGCTCGTCCCCACTTCTGTCCTGGCACAAGAAACATCTTAGTTTAACTTGCTAAGAAGTATATGCAGGTTCGGATTTCAAATAATGGGGTCTCAACTGACTGCAGAAAACTGAGGCAGGGGAGATGGCTAAAAACTACAAGTATGGCACTAGCTGTGGAGCAAAGAAATGTTCAAAGATACCGAGTGTGGGTTACTGGTTGTTTACATTAGTAATCTAGCAAGATGTTACTTTTTATAGACACATGAAATAAAAATCTCCATGAAACATACATGTGCACTTGCACATAGGCATAAaggtatatgtgtatgtatgcaaCAAACCTCAAAATGCATTTCCTTTAAAATAAGCAATTAATAACAATGTAGAAAACATGTAGCCTTGTacctctttttttctatttttaatatAAAGTTCATCAGGCATAAGAAGATATAATGAAACATAAATACATACAAACCAGCTTTGCATCATTATCTAAACATACAAAGCATCAAGATTCAAGTCACAGTAAATCATAAGATGGATGGTAAACAAGGTTAAGCACTTAATGGTGATACTAAATGTTATAACATCAATACAAACAAGGTTCACTAACCTCGGAATGTTTAAAAAATGTAAAAAACAAAGAAATTAACGTGATTTCAGGATTCAGGCTGAACTGCTATAGGTCATCATATAGACAGAACAAGCCAAAAACTGATCCAAAAATACCTGAAATACTAAAATTTCTATTGCCCACAATAACTTTTAGGAAAAACACAAAAATTCTTTAATGTCATTATCTAAACTATTCAGCATAAATTTCTTACCTCTGCAACCTCTCCCTGAAAAAGATTACTAGGCAGGACACCTGAGCTTGCATACAAGCTGAGATAACGGTTTATCTGCATCAACAAAGTGTTACAACAGAAAGAAACATGATCCAGAACGGTTGTTTCAGAAACTGGTGGCATAGAGCACATCAGTTTAAACTGCACTTTTGCTAGGAAGAAATGATTATATAGAACTGGCATTGCTTATTACCAACATTTTCCAACTGCTATGGTACTTTAGAGATATAAAGACATGAATAATTGGTGCAACATGATGTTAATAAGTGGTCATGGTATGAAGAGAGATGAGACATGAATATTCCCCATCCAGATGGAAAGACATAAAAACGGTAGCACTTTGACATAGCATCATAATAATAAATAGTTATAGAATAACCAACTTATCTCAAATGTGTATGTGCATAAGCGCATCACAAGCATGTGCATGTCTTAAAGCAAATACCAGATCAAAATAAATAGCACAGTGCAAGCGCAAGTATTGCCTGTTGGACATATTTAGGAACTTAGATGCACAGAGGTTAGTGCACCAATAAGAAAGAAACCAACAACCAGAAAACTAAGAAAAGGGGGCATGGCAGGGATGCAATAAGCCATTCAGATTATAGAAGCCATAAATTTGTCATGTGGCAGCGCATAAAAAATTGACAAGCAGCTGTGTGAATGAAATTAAATCATACTCAGACTGGACAGGAAAGCAAGGCTTCAATCCCTTCCTGGGAAAAGCCTTATATGATTCTTTTGATCGCCATACAAAAGATCATGCTAAGGTCCTAAATAATTTTTCTCCacaataattttttattcctTACATCATCGAACTCATCTATAAAAACAAGCAAAGGGAGTGATACAGGCTCAAACTCTGCCAAGCCCAAAAAACAGGTCATCATGGCCCAACATTCTTAATAATGGCAGATTGTGCTCCTATAGAACCAATCTACCAGTGCACTAGCCACCACCTGAAGAAATCTGATGGCAGCTAACTACCATCCAAAGGCTTCAGACCTTACTCCAAGATGGACTCCAAGTGTAGGGGAACTGACAACAACCCTTCACACTGTCAAATCATCTGACAGAGCTAAAATTGGCATTGAAAGGCAGCCCAACAGCAAATAGGTCCCGTTGGAACCAATTTTCTCTAGAAGTCTGAGAGCAGTGAGATGACTTAGTTTAGTTACCTTAGAAGTTGTGTTTGttggtttcctttttttttttggtggggggggGAATACCCCTTCTTGTACTCAAtttgatcattaaaatttattaaaaaattaataaagtcGCTTTCACTAGGTGCACTCTGGTGTTTTCTTTCTATGCGCTGGACTCTGCACAACCGTGCTGGATTACAGGAATGATGGCACAGTTGGTGGAGTTCTTAGCTGTGGAGCATCTCGAAGGCATTAGTTGGTGGAGTCCTTAATGATGATGAGACCTTCTTGGTAGCCAGGCATTAGTTATCCTTTTTTCTAGTTTTTTTTCTTAACATCTAGATCCTTAGCCTTTAATTATTGAATTTATAATTGCTTTCAAATTATAGGCTTAAATTTATTTTCCTTACATCACTTGTTTTAGTCTTTTTGTTGGGTAACCTTGAAGCTTGCTCTAGGCCCTCAACCTGCATTAGGGGGTCTTTCCTCACATATCTATGACATAGACATGCTAGGAGGAACTTTTATGATTCATGAGTTGAAATTCTACCAATTACAATAAAAAAAACAGAGAATATGCTATAAATCTCAAATCAATAACACTTTCTCAAACTCAGACTTAGAActgcagtatttttttttttttttttaaatctgattagaaagcaTAAATCTCAACTAAACAGCTTAATTAAATAATACCAACAAATTGACAAATTGTAAAAAAAGCAAAGAATTTTGTCAAAACAGTTGGAAATCAAATAGGAGTCCTTACTTTTCTGTGGTCATTGGGATGGATCCTGTTTGCCGCAACTGGGTCAAGCTCCTTAAGACTATCAAAACTAGCAGTTGAATCAACACTGCCAAGGTCTAATCATCAAACTAGATTAGCCACTGATACAAACTCTCTGCACAGACTAATGCATACTTAACTTTGCTGCAAACAAGACAGA from Elaeis guineensis isolate ETL-2024a chromosome 9, EG11, whole genome shotgun sequence includes these protein-coding regions:
- the LOC105058969 gene encoding tRNA dimethylallyltransferase 2 isoform X1, coding for MATRTVDTAAPVEDPCTNRNPNGGRGGGAPVAKKGVVVMGATGAGKSRLAIDLASHFTGVEVVNADSMQVYQGLDVLTNKVPLSERNGVPHHLLGTIDASVEFTSKDFRDLSIPIIDDILYRGCLPVIVGGTNYYIQSLVSPFLIDDVVEDVVSCSMRDSRGELREDLGSVDSTASFDSLKELDPVAANRIHPNDHRKINRYLSLYASSGVLPSNLFQGEVAEKWGRADNFRYHCCFIWLDASLPVLDRYVKQRVDCMIDAGLLDEVYDIYHPEADYTRGLRQAIGVREFEAFFRCYFSKKEDSKACRLDFSDSLHSDDDLKILLDEATDKLKANTCKLARRQRRRLNRLKTCFGWDLHHVDVTEALSHCAGDSWQTKVVEPCVNIVRTFLFERANSSTGVAMVGNDQCQKLVSRDLWTQYVCEQRKRNQQKEMVIYLLACGNQILRGAHEWEQHKQGRRHRKRILRFKKRSPSSCSADQQQHLTTGETSCFTISLSPASADRSL
- the LOC105058969 gene encoding tRNA dimethylallyltransferase 2 isoform X2; translation: MATRTVDTAAPVEDPCTNRNPNGGRGGGAPVAKKGVVVMGATGAGKSRLAIDLASHFTGVEVVNADSMQVYQGLDVLTNKVPLSERNGVPHHLLGTIDASVEFTSKDFRDLSIPIIDDILYRGCLPVIVGGTNYYIQSLVSPFLIDDVVEDVVSCSMRDSRGELREDLGSVDSTASFDSLKELDPVAANRIHPNDHRKINRYLSLYASSGVLPSNLFQGEVAEKWGRADNFRYHCCFIWLDASLPVLDRYVKQRVDCMIDAGLLDEVYDIYHPEADYTRGLRQAIGVREFEAFFRCYFSKKEDSKACRLDFSDSLHSDDDLKILLDEATDKLKANTCKLARRQRRRLNRLKTCFGWDLHHVDVTEALSHCAGDSWQTKVVEPCVNIVRTFLFERANSSTGVAMVGNDQCQKLVSRDLWTQYVCEACGNQILRGAHEWEQHKQGRRHRKRILRFKKRSPSSCSADQQQHLTTGETSCFTISLSPASADRSL